The Pelagicoccus albus genome includes the window AAGGGAAAGCTGAGTTTCTCGATGATCTGGAGCCACTTGAAAAATTGCTCGAGACAACTTGGGCGACCGAGGGGAGTTATGAGATCACGGTTCTGCCCGGCTTCGACCATTTTACCATGGTCGCTCCATCAATAAGTATGGGCCTAAAATCTGTGTTTGCTGAATAGATTTTAGATAACCTGTGGCACTTCTAGTTTAATTGCGAGTGTCGCCATATTGATGCGGAAGTACTTATTGAGCGGTGAAGCTTCATCGCTCCAGTCATCTTCGTAAAGGTCAGCGATTACAAATCCGGCGGCAGTTTGGCCGCCGATTTGGTCTTGAAGGCTGTGTCCAAACTCGTACGCGATTTTATCCCTCTGGATTTTCTCTAGTTTCTCAGGCGGAAGGTCGCTTTTGTCCGAGTAAGGTATTGAATATTTTACTACAGGCTCACCTGCGTTCTCAAGTTCGTCGTGATCGAAAAGGAAAAATGCAGGATTCATAAATCCAGAGAGAAGCCGTCCATTTGGTTTTAAAACTCGAAAACACTCTTTCCACACGGGCAGTACGGATTCGACGAATACATTGGAAACAGGATGGAAGATTAGATCGAAAGAGCTGTCGGGAAATGCCGAAAGGTCAGCCATATCTCCCTGTTTGGCAGTTATTTCGAGTCCATCTCGTTTCGCAACGAGCAGGTCTTTTGCGAGTTGTTCGTCTGAGTTGTCGAAACTGGTAACCTTCGCTCCAGCCGCGGAGAGGATAGGAGCTTGCTGTCCGCCGCCGGAAGCAAGACACAACAGTGCTTTGCCTGGCAGGTCGCCAAACCATGCTTTAGGGACGGCTTTGTTTGGAGTAAGGATTACTTTCCAGTCCCCCTTTCGGGCGGATTCAATTTCTTCGGAAGAAACAGGCGTGCACCATTCGCTGCCCCGAATCGATTGCTGATTCCAAGCTTCTCGGTTGTAGCTAACGGTGTTCATTTGTATTCGGTGGCCTGCTACTTCGTTTATTGATTCGTGTATTTGGGATTACGGGTGCCGCCGTAAAGTTCGTATTCCAGTAGACGACATTCGATAGGACCGTTGTAGAACTCGATTTTACGCTTGGTTTTGAGTCCGACCCTTTTTCCTAAAGTCTTGTTTCCGGTGAAAATGTATCCCCAGTATCCTTGGCAGCTTTGTTTAAACAAGTCGCCGATCGCTTTGTATATCGTTTCAAGCTGTCTCTGTTCGCCGAGTCGTTCGCCGTATTCAGGATTCAATACGATGACTCCAGGCTCATCCGGAATGGGTGATTCTCGGAAATCGCAAACTCGGAAGTCGATGAGATGGGCGACGCCCGCTTTTTTTGCGTTGGTTTCAGCGGCCCGAATGGCCTGACGATCGATATCGGAGGCGATGATTTGAAAGGGGAGTGAGTCAGGGATGCGTTTGCGGAGCTCCTTGCGAATCTCTTCGTAACGCTTGGCGTCGTAGGGCTTGAAATGTTGAAATGCAAACTCGTGGCGCTGTTGCTGGCCCGGAACGCCAGAAGCGATTAGGGCTGCCTCGATTGCCAGTGTGCCTGATCCGCACATGGGATTTACAAAGGTAGATTTTCTGTCCCAGCGAGTCGCATTGATGACGGAGGCTGCCAGATTTTCGCGCATGGGAGCAGCTCCCGGCATGGAACGGTAGTTCCGGTTGGAAATTGGTATGCCGGAAGTGTCCAAGTAGATGCAGACCTCTTCCTCGTGCCAGTAGAGGAAGACGACTCCGCGATCGCGTTCGTTGCCGGAGTTGGGGCGATCGCCGGTGACCTCTCGCATTCGATCCACGATTGCGTCCTTGAGGCGGAGGTTAGGGAAGTTCGTATTTACCACGGTATCGTTTCGCACGGATGAGACGATGGAGATGTAGGCATCCTCCTCTGGAATCCATTCTTCCCAAGGCATTCGTACGGCTTGATGGTAGAGATCTTCTCCATCGCGAGCCATAAAATTGTCTACTTCCCAAAGCACGCGGAGGCCGGTACGAAGTGTCAGGTTGAGCCGAATACAGTCTTCGTAGGTTCCGGTTGTGAATACGCCGTTGGAAACGAGCGAGGTAGGTTCGTAGCCGAGGCTTTTGAGTTCTTCTGCAAGGATTTCGGAACAGGCTTTAGGGCAGGTGACGAGAATGGTACGTTTGTACATTGGAAAGGTGAAATAGGTTGGGAGGCGTAGGCGCTAATTTGCAGACAGGGCTTTATAGCGGGAATCTGCCTTTTTAAACATGTATCCGCCCCAGATTACGGGACCGAGGGCGATAAGTGTGGCATCCCGCATGAAAACCAAAGCGGCAAGGGTTAGGGTAATTCCAACCCCCAGCCAGATGAGCCCCTCGCTTCGCTTGGACTTCGCTTTGGCGAGGTCAGCATTCAGCTTCATTTCTTCGATACGGGCTTGGGATTCCGCTCGGCGGGTTTCGTCGTCCTTGGTTTCCGAGACCTCGCCATCGGACCAAACTTTCTCGTGCAGAGGAAAGGCGTCCTTGCCTGCTTGGATAGCCTCATCTTCTGAGTTTGCTGAAATGGTTTTGCTTCGGACGCTCCCGAGCTTGGTGCGGATTTGAATGCTGTAGATAGGCATCTCTGGAAAAGGACCTAGCCTCTTATTTTCATCCAAGGGTTGCGAGACGCTTTTTCGATATCGGCCTTGGGAGGAGGTGAGGGAGCCTCGCTTGTTCTCCGTTTGAGTGACGAAAAAACGCCCGATTCTCTCGAATCGGGCGTTGAAACTGTTGTGTAGTACGCTGCTTTCGCGGACTACTTCTTCTTGGCTTCTTCGCGTTCCGCGGCGGCCTTGATCACTTCGTCGGAGACGTTGCGTGGGCAAGCTGCGTAGTGCGAGAACTCCATGGAGAACTGGCCGCGACCGGAGGTCATGGTACGGAGGGATCCGATGTATCCGAACATTTCGGATAGAGGAGCGTCCGCCTTGATTTGTACGCCAGTGGTGGTGGATTCCTGTTCCTTGATCATGCCGCGACGACGGTTGAGGTCGCCGATGA containing:
- a CDS encoding THUMP domain-containing class I SAM-dependent RNA methyltransferase — its product is MYKRTILVTCPKACSEILAEELKSLGYEPTSLVSNGVFTTGTYEDCIRLNLTLRTGLRVLWEVDNFMARDGEDLYHQAVRMPWEEWIPEEDAYISIVSSVRNDTVVNTNFPNLRLKDAIVDRMREVTGDRPNSGNERDRGVVFLYWHEEEVCIYLDTSGIPISNRNYRSMPGAAPMRENLAASVINATRWDRKSTFVNPMCGSGTLAIEAALIASGVPGQQQRHEFAFQHFKPYDAKRYEEIRKELRKRIPDSLPFQIIASDIDRQAIRAAETNAKKAGVAHLIDFRVCDFRESPIPDEPGVIVLNPEYGERLGEQRQLETIYKAIGDLFKQSCQGYWGYIFTGNKTLGKRVGLKTKRKIEFYNGPIECRLLEYELYGGTRNPKYTNQ
- a CDS encoding class I SAM-dependent methyltransferase, producing the protein MNTVSYNREAWNQQSIRGSEWCTPVSSEEIESARKGDWKVILTPNKAVPKAWFGDLPGKALLCLASGGGQQAPILSAAGAKVTSFDNSDEQLAKDLLVAKRDGLEITAKQGDMADLSAFPDSSFDLIFHPVSNVFVESVLPVWKECFRVLKPNGRLLSGFMNPAFFLFDHDELENAGEPVVKYSIPYSDKSDLPPEKLEKIQRDKIAYEFGHSLQDQIGGQTAAGFVIADLYEDDWSDEASPLNKYFRINMATLAIKLEVPQVI